Proteins from a genomic interval of Lycium ferocissimum isolate CSIRO_LF1 chromosome 2, AGI_CSIRO_Lferr_CH_V1, whole genome shotgun sequence:
- the LOC132033075 gene encoding uncharacterized protein LOC132033075 isoform X1: protein MKLLKKHGWREGTGLGIAEQGRLEPVPAYIKKNKRGLGAEKPKKAAPHPKSPGHSSGKILKDGDKVTKTKGISKKMKKVLEFEKRMQEKEFERAFFREFWPDNV from the exons ATGAAG TTGTTAAAAAAGCATGGCTGGAGAGAAGGAACTGGACTTGGCATTGCTGAACAG GGCAGATTGGAACCGGTGCCAGcttatattaagaaaaataagagaggCTTGGGAGCAGAGAAGCCAAAAAAGGCAGCACCGCACCCAAAAAGTCCCGGGCATTCCTCTGGCAAGATCTTAAAAGATGGGGACAAAGTGACT AAAACGAAGGGGATCTctaaaaagatgaagaaagtaCTGGAATTTGAGAAGCGTATGCAAGAGAAAGAATTTGAGCGAGCATTCTTTAGGGAATTTTGGCCAGATAATGTTTAG
- the LOC132033075 gene encoding uncharacterized protein LOC132033075 isoform X2 has product MAGEKELDLALLNRLEPVPAYIKKNKRGLGAEKPKKAAPHPKSPGHSSGKILKDGDKVTKTKGISKKMKKVLEFEKRMQEKEFERAFFREFWPDNV; this is encoded by the exons ATGGCTGGAGAGAAGGAACTGGACTTGGCATTGCTGAACAG ATTGGAACCGGTGCCAGcttatattaagaaaaataagagaggCTTGGGAGCAGAGAAGCCAAAAAAGGCAGCACCGCACCCAAAAAGTCCCGGGCATTCCTCTGGCAAGATCTTAAAAGATGGGGACAAAGTGACT AAAACGAAGGGGATCTctaaaaagatgaagaaagtaCTGGAATTTGAGAAGCGTATGCAAGAGAAAGAATTTGAGCGAGCATTCTTTAGGGAATTTTGGCCAGATAATGTTTAG